Proteins encoded in a region of the Triticum dicoccoides isolate Atlit2015 ecotype Zavitan chromosome 3A, WEW_v2.0, whole genome shotgun sequence genome:
- the LOC119267320 gene encoding E3 ubiquitin-protein ligase At1g12760-like, which yields MDHPGNVTRHDHTIDIPRNDLMSPSTSRPDNHNHLDELNHNRGPSNEVPPVPESSGTAGMPDFRSASFVRRDQVNRQQNPLNSGLWISIELIVNVSQIIAAATVLSVSRNEHPRAPLFEWVVGYIIGCVATIPHLYWRYLHRNCQNIEQEPSAQGSSQRNISESDSFAAISSAHASEAVNEDNNTGVPRNNFPIASPRVYALVACLKLALDCFFAVWFVVGNVWIFGGRSSVHDAPNLYRLCIVFLAFGFIGYALPFILCTMICCCLPCIISMVGFHEDLDMNKGATAEVINTLVAYKYKSMRIRDGGDVGEDNGGVLASGTDKERTISAEDAVCCICLSRFSNNEDLRELPCGHVFHMECIDKWLKINALCPLCKSELGGSTAASPEAGPEGQHQQNENREGGDVESQR from the exons ATGGATCACCCTGGAAATGTCACTCGTCATGATCACACAATCGACATACCAAGGAATGATCTGATGTCGCCGTCAACATCCCGTCCGGACAATCATAATCACTTGGATGAGTTGAACCACAACAGAGGTCCTTCAAATGAAGTTCCTCCTGTCCCAGAAAGTTCTGGCACAGCCGGTATGCCTGACTTTCGAAGCGCATCTTTCGTGAGAAGGGATCAAGTCAATCGTCAGCAGAATCCTTTGAATTCTGGCTTATGGATCTCAATCGAGCTTATTGTAAATGTTAGTCAGATTATAGCAGCTGCTACTGTCCTGTCGGTATCAAGGAATGAGCATCCACGCGCTCCACTATTTGAGTGGGTTGTTGGCTATATAATAGGTTGTGTTGCTACTATTCCACATCTTTATTGGCGCTATCTCCATCGCAATTGCCAGAACATCGAGCAAGAACCATCAGCCCAGGGTTCATCTCAAAGGAACATATCCGAGTCTGATTCTTTTGCAGCAATTTCATCTGCTCATGCATCAGAAGCTGTAAATGAAGATAACAACACTGGAGTCCCAAGAAACAATTTCCCGATTGCAAGTCCAAG GGTCTACGCATTGGTTGCGTGCTTGAAGTTGGCCTTGGATTGTTTCTTTGCCGTGTGGTTTGTTGTGGGGAATGTGTGGATATTCGGTGGCCGCTCTTCCGTCCATGACGCTCCTAACTTGTACAG GCTGTGTATAGTGTTCCTTGCATTCGGCTTCATCGGCTATGCACTGCCTTTCATCCTGTGCACGATGATATGCTGCTGCCTGCCCTGCATAATCTCCATGGTAGGCTTCCACGAGGATCTGGATATGAACAAAGGCGCTACCGCAGAAGTAATCAACACGCTGGTGGCGTACAAGTACAAGTCGATGAGGATCCGCGACGGAGGAGATGtgggggaagacaatggtggcgttCTGGCATCTGGAACTGACAAGGAGCGGACTATCTCCGCGGAAGACGCC GTTTGCTGCATCTGTTTGTCAAGGTTCTCGAACAACGAAGATCTGCGAGAGCTTCCCTGCGGGCACGTCTTTCACATGGAATGCATCGACAAGTGGCTCAAGATCAACGCGCTGTGCCCTCTCTGCAAGTCCGAGCTGGGCGGCTCAACGGCGGCATCTCCTGAGGCTGGCCCCGAGGGCCAACACCAACAGAATGAGAACAGGGAAGGAGGCGACGTCGAGTCACAGCGGTAG